From Hymenobacter sediminicola:
GTTTTACAGGCAGGCGCCTGGCAAACTCTACGCCGGAGGACTGGTAGAGGATCTGCACGACAACAACACGCAGGATGCCTTGCTGCAGGCACGCATCACTTCGTACATGGAGCAGTTGTACGACGTGCTCGGCTTGCGCAGGCTCATGCAGGAGCTCCCGCCCGATTACCGCATTTATGACATTGCGCACCATTTGGGGCTCAATACCGAACAGGAATACCAGCTATTGGAAGCCGAAACGGAAGCGGAGCGGCAGGAACTGGTGGTGGAGCATCTGGAACACATTCTGCCGGTTCTGCTGGAAACTGAGCGGCTGAAAGAGCGGGTGCGTCTCAATGGCCATTTCAAAAACCTGACTCCGCCTAACTTCTGATTCCGTATCAGGGTTACTACTGTATCAACTCATTAGCTGACCTTCTTTTGAAGCAACCCCTGAGGTTGGGCCAGCTACAGCCTGCACGGTGCAAAACGGTGCAGGGCGGTTTGCCCGTATAGCAGGCTGCACCTCTCCTTCTACCGCCGTGGCCACGCTCCTTTCCTTACTTCCATACGTATTGGCAATCCCGGCGGCATTGCTTTCCGGATGGCTGCTGCTGCGCTACCTTCAGGAGAGGGAATACCGCCGCCGGCCCTATGTAGCGCCCACCCGCAACGACTGGCTATTGCACCAGCCGGACCCTGCGGCCACACTCCTGCACCGCGTTGCCCTGCTCGGTGACCCAGGTGCTGTGGCCACTGATGGTACGGACGCTATTCTGAAACTGCTGGCAAACTGGCAACAGGAAACGCAGGCTGAGGGTACCATCATCCTGCTCGGCGACAATGTATACCCAACCGGTTTACCCGCCCCAGAACACACTGGCCATGCCGCAGCAGAAAAGCGCCTTAATACTTTGCTCGCGGCACTGGGGGCCTTTTCTGGCCGGGTGATATTGCTCAGTGGCAACCACGACTGGAACAAAGGCCGCCCTGATGGCTACGAGTACCTGCTGCGCCAGGAGGCGTATGTAGCAGAACACCTGCCCACCGCCTTCTATCTGCCACCCGGCGGCACACCCGGACCTGTATCCGTGCAGTTGGCAGAAGGCCTGCTGTTGATTGTACTGAACACGCAATGGTGGGTACAGCAGGGCGCCCGACCTGCTCATGACCCCAAGGAGCCGTTCCGAAAACTGCGGAAACTGCTGAACGA
This genomic window contains:
- a CDS encoding metallophosphoesterase — its product is MLSGWLLLRYLQEREYRRRPYVAPTRNDWLLHQPDPAATLLHRVALLGDPGAVATDGTDAILKLLANWQQETQAEGTIILLGDNVYPTGLPAPEHTGHAAAEKRLNTLLAALGAFSGRVILLSGNHDWNKGRPDGYEYLLRQEAYVAEHLPTAFYLPPGGTPGPVSVQLAEGLLLIVLNTQWWVQQGARPAHDPKEPFRKLRKLLNENRHQRIVVVGHHPLYSNALHGGKFTAKQHVFPLTTVYKRAYVPLPFVGSLLPLYRKLVGAAEDMAHPRYRKMRRRLLRVLHEYPNLIYAAGHDHNLQYFERSGSHFLVSGAGSKTAFVQKGGQATFVHEHTGFFSLDFYTNGETWLRTLEPDADGQPLAEVFRQRLHPGPVVAAPIITANVLQVSADVR
- a CDS encoding LON peptidase substrate-binding domain-containing protein, whose amino-acid sequence is MRTLALFPLNLVVFPGEKLNLHIFEPRYRQLVHDCLSEGITFGIPPYRNEAVSSLGTEVQLIGVEKTYDSGELDIRTRAVGVFRIEEFYRQAPGKLYAGGLVEDLHDNNTQDALLQARITSYMEQLYDVLGLRRLMQELPPDYRIYDIAHHLGLNTEQEYQLLEAETEAERQELVVEHLEHILPVLLETERLKERVRLNGHFKNLTPPNF